TTTCTTTGGTAAATGATGAGCCAAAATGCCACTACAGGTAGACTATATTTAAAGTACAATGACCAGTATTAAAATATATAAAAGTAGACAAAGCAAACAAAGGTAAACATATGCAGCGTGGCAGTATAGAAATGAATAGTGTGCGCTGTATGTGGTCCCACTGCTTTAAGCACAACAACCAAAAACCTTCTGAGTCAATTCAAAACTTCTGATTTCTTTCAAACGATGGAAGTCAATACTTTGATAAGCACAAACTCAGCTGTCATACATTCAGTACATCAATATTCTGATCCTTGAATACAAGTAGACTTCAAACGGTGTCGGCCCGGAATGACATGGGCAAGAACAATTCAACATGGCAATGACTCAACAATACGACGGCATAATCAATAACTCATTAAGTTAACCTTCAATAATACTGAAATATATCTGTCTTTTCATATCCAAACACTTTACAACATACTGTGCTGTACTTGTGTTTTAGTGAGCCTTCAGCAGGACAAAGCTAACACAGGTGTGCTCTCCCTATTAGCTGCATCGTGTTTGCCCTGAAATATACATCTAAACAGGGCATTTGCTTGATTGATACATCGATATAACTGAATGAACAGTGAAGTACCAGTCGTTATTCCACATTTCTGTATTTGGTGAAGAGGTTGTAGAGTACCCTCAGAGTAGACTTCAGGTCACAGTTCACAATATCTGCCAAAAGATCAGAAAAACCAAAAGGCAGACTTTAGTCTGAGAAACATTTACAAGAAAAACATCTAAATGACCCAGATTTAGAGCTGCGATGTACACGCTGTATGACACCTTCTTCAAACATCTCCTGTAATTGGAACCAGCTCCTGTTGCTAGCTACTGCATACGTAAGACACACCACCTATAAGATCTACATTAGCCCATTACATCCAGTGAGGCAAAACTGGCCTCATTCATCTATGCTATGAGGAAAGATGCATTATAAAAACAGATGTTGCCTGAGCCCCATGCCTCAATGAAGCTGTTATGATTGCAGTGAGCTTTAAGTAGGCCTATTGCTATAATTTGGCATGCAACCACCTTTAAATCAAAGCTAAAGGGGAACACTTAATGTTACAGCCCAATGCAGTCATCATGGGCCACTCACTGGTGCTTGACCGTACCATTAAAACTATTACAGGCCTCAGTTCAATTAACACAACGGTCACATGGTTATACCCAGGGGATAAAAGTAATCCCACATCaaatagggtggcaggtagcctagcggttaaaagCGTTGgggcagtaactgaaaggttgctggttcgaatccctaaGCTGATTAGGTGAAAAATCTTTTGATTTGCAATTGAGCAAAGCAGTGCCTGTAATTTgctttggataagagtgtctgctgaatgactaaaatggaaatatatgcactctctctctgttgttatgATTAGAAGGCATGCTCTGACTATATATAGTGTTGAGTGAATACTGCTCCAAGGGAAAAACCTTGacacattttgtttttgtttaatcCCGAAAGACAAAATGTTGAAATTCTGCTGTCACATAACTTTCTTTCAGAAACAATGTACGTGTACAAAATGAAGGCACTCACCCTCTGCCCGTGGCTTGGGTTTCTCCAGGCCTCCATCTTGCATCAGCTCAAAGGAGAAAGCCACATTGTGCACCTATATGGGAAAAGAGATCCAGCATCAGCCATGCCAGTCCAGTAAGCAGCTCACTGTAAACTATTTGTAAGAGATGAAAATGTCCGATTTACAATGTAGCCCACCTTTTGGTCAAAATGCTCTGGCGTTAGGAAGAAGTTGAAGAGAGGAACAAAGTAGCCCTCAAGCAGTCCCATCAGCAACACCAGGTACACACCATCAGCAAACTGCATGACAGGTAGAACAACATACTAATAATGACCATGTTCATCATCAAATCATAAGCAGGTATATTAATTAAATGGGAAACAAACCTGTGTGTCCAATTCAGACACCTCCAGGTTCAACTTGTTCAAGTGCTTGTTCACAAAGGTGATCAGAGTCTGCAAAAAGGGCAGGTattcagtcaatttaaatgtTACACAAACAACGAATAACTTCTATTTTTCGAAATTAGGATGGAGACTTGCCTTTTTCACCACATTCAGCTTGTCTGGTGCATGGTCAAACAAAGTGTCAAACGCATCTCGTTCTGAAATTGAATAGAGGTTAAATGATTACAATAACAGAATGTTCATTTTAGTAATAAAACAGTAGTAATGTAATGGCAAACTAACTAAAATGAATGCATGGTAATATGACCCGTTTTATTTTATTAGAACAAAGTGAAAATGCTTACCATGTCTTCCTGATAGAGCCCTGCAAGAGAAGAGAACAAAGTATTTCAGCACTGGTATCGTACTGTGTAATCACAGCACTGTAGAAAGACATTAGACGAAACAGACAAGTtcaaatgagaagaaaaaataaaCTAGGACTTTGTTTAAACTGGAAAAAAGATGAACTGAATGCAGATGGTCTAATCAAGATGGCCAGGCAGAAAGACAAAGAGATTTGCGTTGTGGTTCTATCCCAGGAGCGGTCCGATCAAACGCTGTGTGGTGGGCCTTCCTGGTGGACATGTGCCCGGGAGGCAGTGGCTTGTCTTCACGGTCCAATCTTCCCCAGCAGAGACCTGCTTCAGCAGCTGCTGCCCCTCGCAGGACAACAGCCCAGGGCCCCCTCCCTCTTATCTCCAGACCTGATTTGCACCCGTTGGACCACTATTAATCAGCTGCAGCGCCATAAAGTAGTGGTGTGGCTGGCAGGAGCAGAACCCCcgaacccccccacacacacactaaatgttCCCATCAGCATGGGGCTCCAACTGTCCATATCGGCCCCCCAAGGGGTTCCGCATTGTCTTTCTGCTTTAACGCGAGGCCAAGAGAGGCCGTTCCATTCCCCTAATCAGTCCCTCAATTGTTCCAACATCTTCAATGCCCAGTGGACTTATTTGCTGACTGATTTGTGAACAGATATTTACAGACATGTGATTTGCCCTATAATCACCTTGTTTTGAATGACCTTTCCAAGGCAGAGTACATGATTGCGTTCGGTTTTCGTCCCTCATACTTATACCTCCATTAATTAACATAATCTTCACGGCCAAGTTTCTAAGGCCTTCTTTCCTTAAACATTGGCATTCATTTTTCTTGCCTGCCTCTATAAACAAGTTTCAGACATTTTTTCTTCATACCCTGGAGGGTCTGATAAAGGCCTTGTGGAAGACAGGACATGTTGGGTAGTTTCATCCAGACATCTGTACATAGTTAGTTAAAAGGGATGACAGTGAAGACATACTCCGTGTTCCCTGTGATCTCTTCCTGAACCTGGCGAGACTGCAGGATCCCCTCCCGTTTCTGTGGGGAAAAACAGACAATTATGACATTTGACAGAAATGTTAGTTTTTTCAGGATTTCCCTTTTCATAGTACAAAATGTATCAGGAAAGGACTATACCTGTACAACCACAACTTGAATGGACACATGATCAGGTAGGCGGATGGGGGCGCGGCAGTGCTGAGACAGCGCCACCAATAAATGGAGAATGGCCACGATGCTTTTAGCATGGACAGCTAGGGGAGAACATAGgaagggaaagagggaaggaATGAGAGGAATGTTTTAGTACATCCACCGGCATTGTCATTTAACAGATTATGCACACACTGGTGCACTGGAGCAGGCTTAAGATAAGAAGAAATGCCATTTATTTTCACAATTATCAAGATAGGTTAAACAAAggtcaaaaacaaaacaatgaatTCAGTGTCCTGTACAAACTGAACTTGTGTCTTTGGGGAAGAAGTAATGTGACTGTTAGAAAACTGTTACGACCAATTCCAATCTTGTTGTCTGTAATGTCAAAGCGATTCAAGTGACTGATACAACGAGCTGCAATTGACAACTTCTTGAAAGATAGAATTccaaaataaatgtgaaatatgaTAATTTACCacaaaaaaatattacatttactatTTAGAGAACCTGTATGGGAGGATATGAGTGAAAAACAAAGGGACTAGCTGTCCTTTGATCACAGTCAAAAACAATCCTATTGATTTCCTCAAGGGCTTTTAGATAATCTACAAAGGATAAAAAGAACATTTAACTGTAATTTAAGAGAATTAGAGGGTTACAATTCACCAAAGAATAATAAACCAATGTGAAAAGAAACATGGCTTCAGCATACCCTTAAAAAAATCTAATTGAAAAAGGAAACAAGACTGAGTACCGTGACCTCCCACCACTTGAGACAGGGATTACTTCTATGGTCATAATGTCAGAGGGACAGCACGGTGCAGATTAGTCCAATGTGAACATTCTCTGTGCCTCTCTGTCACCCAACAAAATGACCAAACAAGCACGGTAAAAAATAACATTATCTTATTACATCACCTTTACGCACACCAATGGCATAATAATAATTGTGATCAACACATTccaaaaaaacatgaacaaattCATAGAATAGCAGGAATTCAAATGAAACAGCGCTCTGTGAAACATGTCACCTACAGTCAATGGTCCATTTGATGTTTCTGATTGAGACCTTCAGAGTGTCGTTGATCTTCTCCAGAACTGTCTGCAACTTCTGCTTCTGGGCTATCTCAGACTGGGTCACCTCAGCCACATTCAGCCGCTCACCCTCCAGCTTCTCTGTAACACAAAAAgaaataaacatgttttattgTCAAATACAACGAGAGCACAGGGAGGACCATCAAATCCAATTGGAATCCGACAAATTCCAGAGAATAATGTGCTGCATTGCAAGCATAGAAGGAGGGATTTGTACCAAATAGTTTCTGCAGAACCTGCCCATCGTAGAGGTCTTCAGCCAGGTCTTTGACAATGATTCTCTCCCCCACCAGCACATCATTGATCCAGTCTATGAGTACCTGCATACAAAACATTATATGGAATTTAACAGGCACATACAAACTGTACATTCACAAGGCCCATAATATCGCTTTTCAATGCTTTGATTGTGACATACGGCAGTCATTTTATATCTCACACCTTCATCAGTTCTTGCAGTTTGGGGTCATTTCTGGAGTTAGGGTCAACCATGGTGCGGACCTCATTCTCCTCTAGAACCACACACACGTTTAGAATatagacaatgagagagagagtacaagagagtgagaaagtgagagagtatgtgtgtgtgtgtgtgtgtgtgtgtgtgtgtgtgtgtgtgtgtgtgtgtgtgtgtgtgtgtgtgtgtgcgcgtgtgtgtgtgtgtgtatgtgtgtgcatgcgatACACTacaggagtggagatggaggccTTACCCAGCATGGTGTCCTCTGGGTCCAGCTCAAAGGGGATGGGGCTGAGCGGCAGGTTGATGGCATTCATCCCCTCCTCCTGGAGCTCAGACACTGCAGAAGCAGAGAAGTGGAGACCTTTAGTGGCCTGACTCAATGTGTGACAGGCTAATTATTATACAACTGTCCTGACACCTCCATTGAGTTAATAGTCGTGAAAAAATATGTCCACCCAATTTAGGGCTCTTTTCTTCAGGTTAAGCTCTGCTCTTCATGCCAGGTTGTTAGTATTATGGCACATTGATCTTACCAGAAAGAGTTGGCTCACAACGCATGTCTCTAATTATAACCTAGTCTTTGGTCACGTTCGGGTtagccaggagagagagagctcagtctAGCTTTGATTAATAAGATGAAGTGCCTCATTGTAGCCAGTGATAATACTACATGGGAGACTCCCAGAACGAGCCAATCACAATATTACAGTAAATTGGAGGAGATGTGAGAGAGTGATTGTCTATTCACTAAGCAGTCAAGGTCAGTTGCTCTGATAGCTCAGACCATGCCCTCTTTGAAAAAACCCTTTCTCTCTGAGACACATCGCCCCACACAGGACAAGGCCATCCTCTCCATCCAGTTGCTAGGCGTTCATAGATCTAGGCTCGGTCTCACGCTGCTGTCCTGAGCATCCGCCGCCTTCCCTGATCATTTCACTTACCTCGCCTGGCATCGTGCAAATTGGCACATGTGGGGAATTCACACAGGTGATGTGACAACCTGACCACTGTCTGGccatggtgccagccctgctagTTCCTGTCCGGACCAGTTGATATTTCAGTAAGATCACTATAGCACTGATGCAGAGCTGCATAACATAACGTGATAAAGGCCTGCAGAACAAACTACGCTAGGTTTTTTTTCAGTTTCCTCCCAAACAGAGAAAGTGCCCCCTGGAGATGTCAACATCCTGTTAGTAATCAACACCAAGATCTCCCTCTGCTGTTCAACCTAacccacagagacagagatcACCTTCCTCCTTCCTCGCACTAAAAGAGCTGCATCCATTTGGTTCTTCAACAGATTGTTGAACCAACGCAAAAGCATCATCTGGATAATGtaaacctctctgtctgtctctttctctctgatctGAAAGGACTGCTCCTCAGTTCACAGGCAGAGACACAACATGGTTTACAATAACGCTCTTATGATtgaaatactgtatgtttctggcATGGCATCGAAGAGGCCCTCCATGGAACAGACCCCTACAGGACCAGGTTGGACGGTATTTGTTCAGGATTTTGGTGAATGGGGCCCAGCTGCAGACTCACTTTTACATGCCCCTCAGGAGTATATATAAGGCATGTCTGTATCAAAAGGTACGCTTCAAATGTAATGAATGAAAATGGGTCAAAGTGTCTTCCAAGAAACAATATAAACAATAATAGTGCTTCAGACATTTAATCATACTTGATGCTTgctcattggggcggcagggtagcctagtggttagagctggactagtaaccgaaaggttgcaagttcgaatccccgacctgacaaggtacaaatctgcccctgaacaggcagttaacccactgttcctaggccgtcattgaaaataagaatttgttcttaactgacttgcctagtaaaataaaggtaaaataaataaaaattaccaAAAAGAATAAACGAAAACTCAAGTGCTTGTCTAATTAATACTTAATAATTGAAGGTACGATTTAAATCAAATGTGAAACTATGAAAGCCTTAGCGGTCTGTGGTTGTGctggagagagaatgggatttTTTCCTCATTCCTTGATGAACACATCTGTAATAGAATATCAGCAGTCTCTTATCCTTACATGGCAGTAGCTCAGCCATGGGTActgtaaacacagacacactgcctTCTCCCGCTATGGATTGGACAGACACAACGTAATACAACTCAAACAGATGCTGTCCCCCCTCACCAAAAACAAAATCATCCAAATTGTTATCACAGTTATTTGATGAAAGATGCAGACATCAAACATGAAGAGGGTATTTCAGTCACCATTCCCGTTGACGTATAACCAAATGACGTCATGGAAATAGACACACCTAGCAATTACCAGCGGGCCTATACTATtaccgcattcaaaacaactgggaactcggatatCTCCGATTTCACTCTtcagtgctttcaagacaactgcgAACTCCGGAAAAAACGAGCTCCAACtgagaatgttttttttaacggtcatccaactcgaatTCAAAGTCGGGAACTCGTGCATCTTTCTAGAGCCCCGACTTTCCGACATGAAGATCACAGACGTCATGATTTTTTTCTCCGAGTTCCCATTTATCTTGAAAGCAGCATATAGCAAAGTTTCTTAGCTTGTTTTCAAGCAAAAACTGTCATTAATCCATTCAACAAATTGTTTAATTCTAAGAAAAAAAACGTTGGAATGTGGCTATTTATAGCataatgtagcctactgttcaaCAGGAATCGTATTTTAGTTCTAATCCTTTTTTAGCTTTCGTTATGTCAATTGTTTTATATAGATGCCTTAATAATAATCAAAATATAGCCCAATGCACGAACCTTCTTTTGCCTTTTTTCTTCTGGCCAAAGTTCCCCCAAGTTTTCCGAGGAAAGAGTCATCTTTTTTTCTTGAAGGTGGTGATTTTGGAGTCGGGGATTTGGGAGAAGAAGGTGATTTCTGTGGCGAAGAAGCCATTTCCAGTTTATTACTGGGTATTCAAGCTATTGAGACTGTTGTAGCCTATCATATAAATACAACTTTCTGCTTGTCAAAGTTTACGGAATAGCCAACGACGGAACCGGAATTCCAAGTATTTGCGCAGCCATCTGACGTCTCACTGTTATTTGATTCCCGTACCCGTCCCTGTCCCACCCACTTTTCCTGGGATATGGGAAAAATAAGGTAGCCAATGTCCAGCTATTGGGAATAAGTATAGTAAAGCAAGAGCCGATAATGTAAAATAATCAGAGGGGTTTCGATTCTAGTCATAGGAAAATTAAGTCCAGCGAAATTATCAAACATATTTTTCCTTTGTTTTTCTGCTACCCAGATGTATTTACTTCCAGCAATATAATTATCCATCAGTTTTCTTTTACTTATGCTAAACATGCGTTTTCATGGGGCTAGAACAAGGCCAATATAGAAAATAACACCAATGATATACAGCACACTTGTTCTGCAGTCCTAACAAGGAGTGTAACAAACTTGTTCAAGGATCCCCCCCTCCCATCCTTAGTAAGACAAGGTAGCTGACTCAATCAGTGTTGAGCCAGATCAATACATGATTGCTTATTTAACACAGACAGGATCACTCAAATGACTTCCTTGCATTGTTGCCTCATTCTGCTAATGTTCTGGTGAACTTGGTCTAGCTAGCACAGCTGACCAGGCAAGTGGTGAGAGCTGTTAGCAAATCAATGACATTCAAGCCTCTACTTGACAACACAGGCCTATTGCTGACACATTATTTACCTCCTACATTTTGGGATGTAATCAAATATGCAGatgataataaatacatttttgtgtgttgtttttacaataataGTAACATACTCTTGCTGTCTAGTTTTAGGAAAAATGTTGGGTTAACAAAAGGCCTATTCACAGTGCAGCCCTTTTGCCATCTCTTTTTATACAATTATGTGAACAACGCCATGTAAACAAAATGCACAATGGCTCTGGACTTGCCCTGGGCTGTCATTAGAGGAGACAGTACTGTTGGACTATCTGTGGCATGGCCCTGGTGCAGACAGTGAGGAGCCCCTCTGGTCAGGACGTCTGGGGCCACTTCACCCAAGAGCTCTACCATTGAGTTTGACCCATCTGACCAAGCTTACAAATGCATTTCTCACTAGACTGACGTTCTGTTATTTGACAAGAGATGGACAGCTATGCTCATAGCAGCTTGTTTTAAGGCAGGCTTTAAGAATGACATAATCAAATTGACTGATATTAGCACCCAACTGATATGACTAAGAGCATGCTTACCAACTTATAGGTTTGTCTTCTGCCATCAGGAGTCATACAGCCAAAGGAATAGAGTCCTACATACAGTATTTCACCTGAAACATGGTTTATAATTAACACATGTAGATATTACTCTTCTGAGATACATTTACTGTAACAATGTGGGGTTTTTGCCGATGGGAACATTTGTCTTGTTCCATTTAAGGGAATGATTTGGAAAGTGCTAAGATAATGAAATTgtgcttttttaaatgtatcctcTCCGCAGCTTTCTATTTTCATTGCCGCTTACAGCTTCTGTAATTTCACTGCAATTTCAGCCTCAGATTGCTATTCTTTTTTTAAATGCTAATCATTGTTATTATATAACCTGTATGAATGATAAGGGCATTTACATGAAAATATGAAATGCTCCCAGAGTCAATTCACAGTCACATTGCAGTCCACGGGGATGAGCAGAGCGGACAGGCAGATACAACAATGAACAGTGACCTCTGCAGTGGATTCAATTTTACACCAGCATTCTACCAATGCCACTTGCTCTGCCATACTCAGTTCTGTGAAAGACAGTGAGGGGTAAGAGCAGGGCCACTTCACATATGTTTTGTGTGACTGAAACCTCATA
This sequence is a window from Oncorhynchus clarkii lewisi isolate Uvic-CL-2024 chromosome 26, UVic_Ocla_1.0, whole genome shotgun sequence. Protein-coding genes within it:
- the LOC139384954 gene encoding alpha-parvin, whose protein sequence is MASSPQKSPSSPKSPTPKSPPSRKKDDSFLGKLGGTLARRKKAKEVSELQEEGMNAINLPLSPIPFELDPEDTMLEENEVRTMVDPNSRNDPKLQELMKVLIDWINDVLVGERIIVKDLAEDLYDGQVLQKLFEKLEGERLNVAEVTQSEIAQKQKLQTVLEKINDTLKVSIRNIKWTIDSVHAKSIVAILHLLVALSQHCRAPIRLPDHVSIQVVVVQKREGILQSRQVQEEITGNTEALSGRHERDAFDTLFDHAPDKLNVVKKTLITFVNKHLNKLNLEVSELDTQFADGVYLVLLMGLLEGYFVPLFNFFLTPEHFDQKVHNVAFSFELMQDGGLEKPKPRAEDIVNCDLKSTLRVLYNLFTKYRNVE